The Bubalus bubalis isolate 160015118507 breed Murrah chromosome 1, NDDB_SH_1, whole genome shotgun sequence genome includes a region encoding these proteins:
- the LOC102411924 gene encoding heat shock cognate 71 kDa protein-like, translated as MTKDNNLLGKFELTGIPPAPRGVPQIEVTFDIDANGILNVSAVDKSTGKEHKITITNDKGHLSKEDIERMVQEAEKYKAEDEKQWDKVSSKNSLESYAFNMKATVEDEKLQGKINDEYKQKILDKGNEIINWLDKNQTAEKEEFEHQQKKLEKVCNPIITKLYQSAGGMPGGFPGGGAPPSGGASSGPTIEEVD; from the coding sequence ATGACCAAGGATAACAACCTGCTTGGCAAGTTTGAACTCACAGGCATACCTCCTGCCCCCCGTGGTGTTCCTCAGATTGAAGTCACTTTTGATATTGATGCCAATGGCATCCTCAATGTTTCTGCTGTGGATAAGAGCACAGGAAAAGAGCACAAGATTACCATCACTAATGACAAGGGCCACTTGAGCAAGGAAGACATTGAACGCATGGTTCAAGAAGCAGAGAAGTACAAAGCTGAAGATGAGAAGCAGTGGGATAAGGTGTCTTCAAAGAATTCACTTGAATCCTATGCCTTCAACATGAAAGCTACTGTTGAGGATGAGAAACTTCAGGGCAAGATTAATGATGAATACAAACAGAAGATTCTTGACAAGGGTAATGAAATAATCAACTGGCTGGATAAGAACCAGACTGCAGAGAAGGAAGAATTTGAACATCAGCAGAAGAAGCTGGAAAAAGTCTGCAACCCCATCATTACCAAGCTGTACCAGAGTGCAGGAGGAatgcctgggggcttccctggtggtggagcTCCTCCATCAGGTGGTGCCTCCTCTGGGCCCACCATTGAAGAGGTTGATTAA